DNA sequence from the Pedobacter schmidteae genome:
TGTTACTGGTGATGCGTTGGGTCCGGCCTTTAATCAAAAATTCACGGCTTTTTTCAAAATCAACCGCATCTATTCCCTCAACCGACAACCTTTTCAACTCACTGTGAACAACCTTTGTCAATTCGTCCATTAATTTAGGATCAGTTTCAAAAGAAACAATTAATTGCAATTTAGAAACCGGTTCTTCTACAATAGAAGCTTCAGTCATGGTTGAATAAACTCCTGAACGCTCGTCCCTTAACAATTTGTTGAAACGGATATCCATAACTCCCTGCACAAGCTGCATTGCAATGGCACGTCTGTACGAATAAGGCGCCTCGCGGGTATACTCAATAAACGTAGTCGATTTAGGGGTTTCCATTTTTTGTTTAAAATCAATGGTCACAGGCCCCTTTGGGTTTCGTTTCCCTACATCCCGCCATTGATCATTAGGATGATTACCACCCAAACCGCCAATATATTTCTCTATTACTGGTTTTACTGTGGTCAGGTCAATCGCTCCGGTAAACATAAAAGTAAAGTCAGAGGGATTCCCAAAAACCTGCTTATACAGTTCTTTTATACGGTTAAAATCTACCTTATCAATATCCTTAGCCTCCAGAATCAGGTTACTGGCCCGGTAATGATAATTGCTCCTGATATAAGTTACACTATCCTGTAATGCAGAAAAAGGAGTCTTTTTACGTGAAACCAGGTTCTCTTTTGTTTTTTGCATATCGATTTTAAAGGCATCTTCATCAAAACGCGGTTCGGTAAAATACATGTACACCAGTTTCAACATAGTTTCATAATCGGTTGGTGTAGTTGCGCAGTCAAAACTTTCCGATAGTTCCGACAAAAATGGTGTAACATATACAATTTTACCCGATAGCGCATTGCTCAATTCGGTTGCACTTAATGAGCCTACCCCCGATGACATTAACGCAGTCGTCATCAACCTTGCCGAAAAATAATCCTTATCATTCATCACAGAATGACCACCGGCATTATACGCTGTCATAAGTAACTCATCTTTTTTATGTGCGGTAGGCAGTAAATATACTTTGGCGCCATTAGACAGTGTCCATAAAGTAGCTCCAAACGCCACTTTCTCCTCCTTAATTACCTTACCAGGTTTCGGTGCGACTTTAGGCTCCAGTTTTGCCACAGCCTTGCTCTGGTATGCCTCAATTGATAAAGCCGACATACCGGCAAGCTTTTGCGCAACCAGCTCCTTCGTCGGGATACCCGACGCATCATCAGTTGAAGTAACCACAGTTACAATGATGTTTTCATCGGTAAACAGCTTTTTCAGCATGGCATTACATTGTTCAAGCGTCAGGGTATCCAAAATACCGCCAAACAGCTTATAAGCACCCTCTGCACTTAAAATCGGTGTATTTTCCAGAAAGTTATTCATATAACTTTCTACAAATGAACCATTCGTTTTTTTATCTCTTTCCAGATAAGACCGCTCTAACCGGCGTTTAAAGTTGGCTTTCACCCTATCCAGTTCTTCTTTCGTAAAACCCTGTCTTTTAAATCGTTCTGTTTCCTTTAACACCATATCAAAAGCAGGCATCAGGTTAGCAGCTCCAGGCTTGATATCTGCAGAAACGCTAAAAACATCTTTATCAGCTACAAACGAACCATAACCATACTGTAAGCCTTTTAAGGCAAAATCCTTTTTATGCGATATTTCTTCCCAACGGTTATTCATCATGGAGGTGATAACAGCATACTTGTATCCTTGAGTATATACATTTGCCTTTTGTCTGTCGCCCCAGGCAGATTGAGGATGTTTGAACAAAATGCTTATCGAAGAAGAGGAAGCCTCCTTATCACTATATGTTCCATAAATCAATTCTTTATTGTCTGGCAAAGGGTAAGCAACTTTAGCAGCTGGATTTACAGCCTTAGGTAATTTAGAGAATAGTTTTTTAACCGAAGCTTCCATAGCTGCTACATCAAAATCGCCTACAATGGCTATAGCCTGCAAATCGGGCCTGTACCACTTATGATAAAAATCTATCAGATCCTGCTGTTTAAAAGTTTCGATGATTTTCATGTCACCAATTACACTTCGTTTGGCATATTTCGAATCCTTAAATAAATAAGGCGCCAGGCCCTGATTGATACGGTAATCTATTCCACCACGCATGCGCCATTCTTCTTTAATCACACCACGCTCCGAATCTACGTCTTCCGGTTTAGCCGAAATGGAGGCCGACCAGTCGGATAACACCAACAAACAGGTATCAATAATGCCCTTTCTGCTGATTGGTACCTGGTTAATCATATAACGGGTATAGTCGGTAGTGGTTGCCGCATTCAGATTTTCCCCAAATTTCACCCCAATTTTTTCCATATAACTGGTCATAGCTTTGCCTGGAAAATGGGCCAGGCCTTTAAAAGCCTGGTGTTCTAAAAAGTGAGCCAGACCATCCTGATGATCTTCCTCCTGAATAGCTCCTACAGCATGAAAAATCTGAAAATCGGCCAATCCCTTCGGATAATTGTTATGCCTGATGTAATAGGTTAAGCCATTGGCAAGTTTTCCTACCCTCACTTGTGGATCCTTAGGTAGTGCCACATCGGCTTTTGTCTGGGAATAGGCGTTCAGTCCACTCACGCCCAGAAGTAGCAATGCTAAAATTGATTTCATCTTTAGTGTTTTTTATTTGAATTTTTAAGTTGAGAACTGAAGCAGCCGCAATGCAGCTGCCTCAGCATTGCGTTACTAATTAAGTATCCAATCGGGATTAAATTTGGAAGCCGCTGGCCAAAGCTGACGCAAATAATCATCACTGTTTGGCTGTAAAACATAATCCTTACCTTCTGCCCTATGTCTGATTACTTTGCTAAACCTTGCATCTTTGTTCAAGCGCTTTAAATCGGCAATCCTATTTCCGGTAAAAGCAAGTTCCCTGCGTCTTTCTTCCAGTACAAAACGCAATACCTGCTCCTGATCATTGTTAAAGTCGGCCAAAGTAAAAGCGCGGTAGGCAGTAGGCACTATCCGGTTTTCCCTCAGCTTATTGACATCATCAAGGGCACCTTGTTTGTCGTTTGCACGCGCCTTACATTCAGCTCTG
Encoded proteins:
- a CDS encoding pitrilysin family protein, whose translation is MKSILALLLLGVSGLNAYSQTKADVALPKDPQVRVGKLANGLTYYIRHNNYPKGLADFQIFHAVGAIQEEDHQDGLAHFLEHQAFKGLAHFPGKAMTSYMEKIGVKFGENLNAATTTDYTRYMINQVPISRKGIIDTCLLVLSDWSASISAKPEDVDSERGVIKEEWRMRGGIDYRINQGLAPYLFKDSKYAKRSVIGDMKIIETFKQQDLIDFYHKWYRPDLQAIAIVGDFDVAAMEASVKKLFSKLPKAVNPAAKVAYPLPDNKELIYGTYSDKEASSSSISILFKHPQSAWGDRQKANVYTQGYKYAVITSMMNNRWEEISHKKDFALKGLQYGYGSFVADKDVFSVSADIKPGAANLMPAFDMVLKETERFKRQGFTKEELDRVKANFKRRLERSYLERDKKTNGSFVESYMNNFLENTPILSAEGAYKLFGGILDTLTLEQCNAMLKKLFTDENIIVTVVTSTDDASGIPTKELVAQKLAGMSALSIEAYQSKAVAKLEPKVAPKPGKVIKEEKVAFGATLWTLSNGAKVYLLPTAHKKDELLMTAYNAGGHSVMNDKDYFSARLMTTALMSSGVGSLSATELSNALSGKIVYVTPFLSELSESFDCATTPTDYETMLKLVYMYFTEPRFDEDAFKIDMQKTKENLVSRKKTPFSALQDSVTYIRSNYHYRASNLILEAKDIDKVDFNRIKELYKQVFGNPSDFTFMFTGAIDLTTVKPVIEKYIGGLGGNHPNDQWRDVGKRNPKGPVTIDFKQKMETPKSTTFIEYTREAPYSYRRAIAMQLVQGVMDIRFNKLLRDERSGVYSTMTEASIVEEPVSKLQLIVSFETDPKLMDELTKVVHSELKRLSVEGIDAVDFEKSREFLIKGRTQRITSNNYWHYMLYTYATKKGQDNHKDTEKILSEISAAEVKALIAEILQPNNVVTVTMRPE